The Pyrenophora tritici-repentis strain M4 chromosome 10, whole genome shotgun sequence genome contains a region encoding:
- a CDS encoding Sas10-Utp3 multi-domain protein, which translates to MDPQIDLPELVEDLEVNIDELTATLEPLLSKPLHTTASSLPLLDKAKLYTLSAYAIESILFSVLKASGVDVTEHPIFKEIARLKGYNSKIREAEERDKNKENRARLDVAAAGRFIKHGLAGNDKYDLERRERMAKEKARAHLKAQKMVNKKFDDDGKEVQSEDATPKKRGVDEVDGHGEDSDQVLGGLEEAEPAAKKARVDATEPMDIDSEAQSAESTDASADDTPEVSTSAAEPKPEAEPDVNTTQPRKRGRPPKKDKAQRATVDDAEAEATPSKAEARVTRNRNKRLSTQNGQEEEIVVPTPDQAPKTRSETFNALLDGSLGEKNKSKKGGKKGTRGKGK; encoded by the exons ATGGATCCGCAAATAGATCTCCCCGAACTCGTAGAGGACCTTGAAGTCAACATTGACGAACTCACGGCGACGCTCGAACCTCTGCTCTCAAAACCACTCCATACGACCGCGTCATCGCTTCCGTTGCTCGACAAGGCCAAGCTATACACTCTCTCCGCCTACGCGATCGAATCCATCTTGTTTTCTGTTCTGAAAGCTTCGGGTGTGGATGTGACAGAACACCCCATCTTCAAGGAGATTGCGCGTCTGAAGGGGTACAACAGCAAGATTCGTGAGGCTGAGGAGCGGGATAAGAACAAAGAAAACAGGGCGCGTCTGGATGTAGCAGCCGCAGGACGGTTCATCAAGCATGGTTTGGCGGGCAATGACAAGTACGATCTGGAAAGGCGGGAGCGCATGGCCAAGGAAAAGGCAAGGGCGCACCTGAAAGCACAGAAGATGGTGAACAAGAAGTTCGACGACGATGGAAAGGAAGTGCAAAGTGAAGATGCGACGCCTAAGAAGAGGGGCGTGGACGAAGTTGATGGCCATGGTGAGGACTCTGATCAAGTACTGGGAGGACTAGAAGAGGCAGAGCCAGCGGCGAAGAAGGCGCGCGTTGACGCCACCGAGCCCATGGACATTGACTCCGAAGC ACAGAGCGCAGAGAGCACCGATGCATCTGCCGACGATACACCTGAAGTCTCCACTTCAGCCGCAGAACCAAAACCAGAGGCCGAACCAGACGTCAACACTACGCAACCCAGGAAACGTGGCAGACCCCCAAAGAAGGACAAGGCGCAGCGAGCCACAGTAGACGATGCCGAAGCAGAAGCTACGCCTTCAAAAGCCGAGGCAAGAGTGACACGGAATCGCAACAAACGGCTTTCAACACAGAACGGGCAGGAAGAGGAGATTGTAGTACCGACACCAGACCAAGCGCCCAAGACACGAAGCGAGACTTTTAACGCGCTGCTTGATGGCTCGTTGGGCGAGAAGAACAAGAGCAAAAAGGGTGGTAAGAAGGGAACTCGAGGAAAGGGGAAGTGA
- a CDS encoding Flavin-Reduct domain containing protein, whose protein sequence is MFYQPGKEDHGLPYDPFKACVIPRPIGWISTLSPSGIANLAPYSQFNNLTFDPPYIMFSANQTPTHSQKDTVRNVEATGKFIWNLATYELRDAVNTSAVQEAYGVDEFEKAGLEKEDSRLSAVMIDGGEREIKIPMVKRSPVKFECEHYSTLRLPGNPPMGSADVVIGRVVGVHINERVLTDGKIDVKKTEPIARCGYYEYAVVRDVFEMKIPGEDKALMAGLEGSSSKNKEMSRNGIL, encoded by the exons ATGTTTTACCAGCCGGGCAAGGAGGATCATGGACTCCCGTATGATCCATTCAAG GCATGCGTCATCCCCCGCCCCATAGGCTGGATATCTACCCTCTCCCCCTCGGGCATCGCAAACCTAGCCCCCTACTCCCAATTCAATAACCTCACCTTCGATCCCCCATATATAATGTTCAGCGCCAACCAAACGCCCACGCACTCTCAAAAAGACACAGTCCGCAATGTTGAAGCCACCGGCAAGTTTATTTGGAACCTAGCGACTTACGAACTGAGAGACGCCGTAAACACGAGTGCAGTTCAAGAAGCCTATGGCGTTGATGAGTTTGAGAAAGCGGGGCTGGAGAAAGAAGACAGTAGATTGAGTGCCGTAATGATTGATGGTGGGGAAAGGGAGATTAAGATTCCAATGGTGAAGCGCAGTCCAGTCAAGTTTGAATGCGAACACTATAGCACGCTCCGGCTTCCAGGCAATCCGCCCATGGGTTCTGCCGACGTGGTCATTGGTAGAGTTGTGGGCGTGCATATTAATGAGCGCGTGTTGACAGATGGCAAGATTGATGTCAAGAAGACGGAGCCGATTGCCAGATGTGGTTATTACGAGTATGCGGTTGTGAGAGACGTATTTGAGATGAAAATTCCGGGTGAGGATAAGGCACTCATGGCGGGATTAGAGGGGAGCTCGAGTAAGAACAAGGAAATGAGCAGGAATGGGATCTTGTAG
- a CDS encoding ATP-dependent DNA helicase PIF1, protein MVRPTTKRKVEDEHHATYDKRLRTAPSFSSGSRIPALGTQDAPVEIESSPEPEQNTTPPRSTLSVKEWGLPVDLSGGRPYYAIVGHVPGIYTGNWKAIEDAYLRGYQGNKKKKFKTVDEAWDFLEEHRHLVEQALNRDRGRAYLTSIGKAPPAKPQPRRSAGIAQHQSPLPSSSYTQSRSYSNQSATPESEDESLTPQTAFQRPNSSLNGPQPRANNNVAAAPEVTLDPEQHYVVDLIMAGCNVFYTGPAGCGKSAILRVFKKRLEEQRKIIFVTAPTNIAALAIGGQTTYSYAGWHMEIGKEPLNNLKKRVLKGRQKELFCNTDVLVVDEISMVENNFFGRLSEVMKSARNSKEAFGGVQIIVTGDFCQLAPVKPFRYCFTCGAENDPNAPRNPTEYVCGNCRHVYYDVDKWAFRSQAWKECNFVNINLSKIHRQDDPFFRSILNRIRLEGIIQPEHKEILLNHESETEGAIEISTHKALVAKQNKKKIDELPGKAIAYRCKDFFLWKDHHKGDISLKKYLQRGDGGHLHYLSDHRYEAELDLKQNMRVVLLHNLAPGLGLVNGSQGTIIGFERYDPEKLPIKDSPLTGPHARYCEEEIKRFAERNEFRPWPVVRFDNGLTETIYADCSAAERGVSEPFSLLSRTQIPLMAGYSVTIHKAQGMTLDKVKVDLAKSFETEQPYVALSRAKSLHGLTVLSLPAHGFGGRNREVKEFLDSFSRNSVQVL, encoded by the exons ATGGTCCGGCCAACTACTAAAAGGAAGGTCGAGGATGAACATCATGCTACGTACGATAAGCGGCTGAGAACAGCGCCTTCATTCTCTAGTGGGTCGCGCATACCGGCATTGGGTACCCAAGATGCCCCGGTTGAGATTGAATCGAGTCCAGAGCCGGAGCAGAACACAACTCCGCCCCGTTCCACGCTCTCGGTAAAGGAATGGGGCCTTCCTGTGGATCTTTCTGGAGGTCGTCCGTACTACGCAATAGTTGGCCATGTACCTGGAATATACACAGGAAATTGGAAAGCTATAGAGGATGCATATCTCAGGGGGTATCAGGGAAACAAAAAAAAGAAGTTCAAAACCGTGGACGAAGCATGGGACTTTCTAGAGGAACACAGACACTTGGTCGAACAAGCACTGAACCGCGATCGTGGACGCGCCTACCTGACTAGCATCGGGAAAGCCCCGCCAGCCAAACCGCAGCCTAGACGATCTGCTGGTATCGCACAGCACCAATCGCCCTTGCCCTCGTCATCGTATACTCAATCCCGATCCTATTCAAATCAATCAGCAACTCCCGAGAGCGAGGATGAGTCGTTGACCCCCCAAACTGCTTTTCAACGGCCTAATTCTTCCCTGAATGGCCCCCAACCACGCGCAAACAACAACGTTGCCGCTGCGCCAGAGGTAACTCTAGATCCAGAACAGCATTATGTGGTTGACCTAATTATGGCGGGGTGCAACGTATTTTATACCGGTCCTGCGGGCTGCGGAAAGTCAGCTATCCTTAGAGTATTCAAGAAGAGACTTGAGGAGCAAAGGAAGATTATATTTGTGACTGCCCCCACAAATATTGCTGCACTTGCCATAGGAGGTCAAACTACATACAGCTACGCTGGCTGGCATATGGAGATTGGCAAGGAACCACTTAACAATCTAAAGAAGAGAGTATTGAAAGGCAGGCAGAAAGAATTATTCTGTAACACCGACGTCCTTGTCGTCGATGAGATCAGCATGGTGGAGAACAACTTCTTCGGACGTCTCAGTGAAGTAATGAAGTCCGCCAGGAACAGTAAGGAAGCTTTTGGTGGAGTACAAATCATTGTCACAGGAGAC TTCTGTCAGCTGGCGCCCGTAAAGCCGTTCAGGTATTGCTTCACTTGCGGAGCCGAAAACGACCCGAACGCACCGCGGAATCCCACAGAATACGTATGCGGTAATTGTAGACATGTCTATTACGATGTCGACAAATGGGCTTTTCGTAGTCAAGCATGGAAG GAATGTAACTTTGTCAATATCAACCTATCGAAGATCCATCGGCAAGACGATCCATTCTTCAGATCTATTCTCAACAGGATCCGTCTCG AGGGTATCATCCAGCCTGAGCATAAAGAAATCTTACTCAACCACGAGTCAGAGACGGAAGGGGCGATCGAGATATCTACTCACAAGGCCTTGGTCGCAAAgcaaaacaagaagaagatcGACGAACTGCCGGGAAAAGCGATAGCTTACAGATGCAAGGACTTCTTCCTGTGGAAAGATCACCACAAGGGTGATATAAGCTTGAAAAAGTATTTACAGAGAGGCGATGGTGGCCACTTACATTATCTC AGCGACCATCGCTACGAAGCAGAATTGGACCTCAAGCAAAACATGCGCGTTGTACTACTACACAACCTCGCACCAGGCCTTGGCCTTGTCAATGGTTCACAAGGCACGATAATCGGCTTCGAGAGATATGACCCAGAGAAGCTACCCATAAAAGATAGCCCACTAACCGGTCCCCACGCACGCTACTGCGAAGAAGAAATTAAGCGATTCGCCGAGAGGAACGAGTTCCGACCTTGGCCGGTTGTGCGGTTCGACAACGGTCTCACAGAGACCATATATGCCGATTGCTCGGCCGCCGAACGTGGTGTCAGCGAGCCATTTAGCTTGCTTTCGAGGACGCAGATTCCACTCATGGCTGGGTATAGTGTGACGATACACAAAGCACAA GGTATGACGCTTGATAAGGTGAAGGTAGACTTGGCCAAGTCGTTCGAGACCGAACAGCCGTATGTTGCTC TCAGCAGAGCCAAGAGTCTACATGGTCTGACAGTGCTCTCACTTCCCGCCCACGGATTCGGTGGACGTAACAGAGAGGTCAAGGAGTTTCTTGACTCTTTTTCTAGGAATAGCGTCCAGGTGTTATGA
- a CDS encoding SseA, Rhodanese-related sulfurtransferase — MSSYPTLSSYLVSPSELSSALKRNPTKLSTEPRIIPLCASWFLPNDGRNGYDTFVSQRIPHARFFDLDAVKDVHSPYPHMLPSASDFAIAMRHLGIRREDIVVVYDTKELGIFSAPRVGWTLQVFGHPKVHVLNNFRKWVDEGYPTVSGEPKEAEITEYAVPEIDEGKVVAFEEVKEIAKELGKEGADEVQILDARSLGRWKGVDPEPREGISSGHIPYSTSVPITDLLDPKDKTFLPASELQAVFKSKGVDPSKPIINSCGTGVTAAIIDAALTEAGFPTQQRRLYDGSWTEWAQRVKPGERLIRKAE; from the exons ATGTCTTCATATCCTACCCTCTCTTCTTATCTTGTATCACCATCTGAGCTTAGTTCAGCTCTGAAGCGCAACCCTACCAAGCTTTCTACAGAACCGCGCATTATTCCTCTTTGTGCATCCTGGTTCCTACCAAACGACGGCCGAAATGGATACGATACCTTCGTTTCTCAGCGCATTCCGCATGCTCGCTTCTTCGACCTTGATGCCGTCAAGGATGTGCACTCGCCGTATCCGCATATGCTCCCGTCCGCCTCCGACTTCGCAATTGCAATGAGACACTTAGGCATACGACGGGAAGACATTGTAGTTGTATACGATACAAAAGAACTAGGTATCTTTTCGGCGCCAAGGGTTGGCTGGACACTGCAAGTCTTTGGTCATCCCAAAGTACATGTACTGAACAACTTCCGCAAGTGGGTCGATGAGGGGTACCCAACGGTGAGCGGTGAGCCAAAAGAGGCGGAAATAACAGAGTATGCAGTCCCAGAGATTGACGAGGGAAAGGTGGTGGCCTTTGAAGAAGTAAAGGAGATTGCAAAGGAATTGGGCAAGGAAGGGGCAGATGAAGTACAAATATTGGACGCGAGGAGTTTGGGCAGGTGGAAAGGCGTCGATCCAGAGCCTAGGGAAG GTATCTCATCTGGACATATCCCATATTCCACTTCAGTCCCCATTACCGACCTTCTCGACCCCAAAGACAAAACCTTCCTCCCCGCTTCTGAGCTTCAGGCCGTCTTCAAGTCCAAGGGTGTGGATCCCTCAAAACCCATCATCAACAGCTGCGGTACAGGAGTCACAGCGGCTATCATCGATGCTGCACTTACAGAAGCTGGCTTTCCTACACAACAAAGGCGATTGTATGACGGGAGCTGGACGGAATGG